The genomic window GCACCTTCCAGACCGCGATCCTGACCAAGCTGGTCGGGCGAGGGGCGAAGTCGATGGTGATCGAAGCGGTGCAGACACGCGCCGACATGCGTGGTCGTGGCATCGGTGCGGTGATGATCAACCATTGCCTGGAAGAAGCCCGCCGTCAGGGGCTGAACGCCGCGCAGCTCACCTCCAACATGGCCCGGTTGGACGCGCATCGCTTCTACGAGCGGCTGGGTTTCGAGAAGCGGCATCTAGGCTTCAGGATGAAGCTGAAATAGCGCGGATATATCTCGAAATGCTGGACAATTGCCGTGAGGGGCGGCATAAGCATGTCTTGTGCCGTGCACGGAAAATCGCTGCGGCGCATTCAAGCCCGAGGAACGCATAATGAAGACTCTCCTGACGCAAATCTTCACCTGGTGGAATGGCCAGACGATCGGAACGCGGTTTCACACCTGGCGTTTCGGCAAGAAGGTAGGACAGGACGAGTTGGGCAACACCTATTATGAAGGCGGCACCACCTCCTGGGGCATGCCGCGTCGCTGGGTGATCTACAACGGTTACGCGGAAGCGTCGGCCATTCCGCCGGGCTGGCATGGCTGGATGCATTACCGCACCGACGTACCGCCGAGCCAGGAAAGCTACGCGGCTCGCGAATGGCAGAAGCCTCACCAGCCCAACCACACGGGCACGTCCAAGGCCTATCGCCCGCAGGGATCGCTGGCAGTGGCTGGCGAGCGCCCGCGCGTGACCGGCGACTACGACGCCTGGACCCCCGGCAACTAAGCATCTTGTGATGCGCGGTGTTGTGCAAAACGCCGCGCTTGTATCCGGCCTCACCGGTTTTTGCCACATTCCGCCCTTAGGCGTTGATCCGGTCGGCGTCTCGACACAGGCAAATATTTGGAGACATATCGTATGAGGAAAATCACGCGGGATCGTTCTTTGCGTGCGCTGACAGTCTCGCTGTTTGCAGCGGTCTCTGCTGTCCTCATCGTGTCACCCGTCTCCGCCGCCCGTCTGGAAAACCGCGTCGCGGTGTTTTCCGGCATCGACAAGATCACCGGCCGCATCACCTCCTTCGACGTTTATATCGACGAGACGGTGCAGTTTGGCGCACTTCAGGTGACGCCCAAGGTCTGTTATTCCCGCGACCAGACGGAAACCCAGAAGATCGACGCCTTTGTCGAGGTCGATGAAATAACACTCGACCGCAAGATCAAGCGGATTTTCACCGGCTGGATGTTTGCCGATAGCCCCGGCCTCAACGCCGTGGAACACCCGATCTATGACGTGTGGCTGACGGGTTGCAAGCAGGACTCCGACGTTCCGGCTCCCTCTACGGCAAGTAAATAACCTAACGTAAAGATTAGAATTGCAGGCTCGGCCGGTTGACGGCGAGATCGAGCATTCTGGCATAGTCCAGCTTCGGCACATCTATCGCGCCGAATGTCTTCAGATGCTCTGTGGTGAATTGCGTGTCGAGCAGCACGAAACCGCTCGCCCTCAACCGTTCGACCAGATGCACGAGGCAAATCTTCGATGCATTGGTGCGGCGAGAAAACATGCTTTCGCCGAAGAAGGCTGCCCCCAGCGAGACACCGTAGAGCCCGCCGACAAGCTCATCACCCTCCCATGCCTCGACACTGTGGGCATGACCGATCTGGTGCAGTTCGGTATAAAGCCGGCGGATGGTGGCATTGATCCAGGTGCTGGGCCGGTCCGGCGCTTCCGCCGCACAGCCCGCCATGACAGCTTCGAAAGCGGTGTTGAAGCGTATCTCGAACGGCTTCTTGCGCATCGCCTTGGCGAGGCTTTTGGAAACATGGAAATCATCGAGCGGAATAATACCGCGTATTTCCGGCTCGACCCAGAAAAGTTCGGGATCGTCAGCCGAATCGGCCATGGGAAACAGGCCGGCGGAATAGGCGCGCAGCAGAATATCGACCGTTATGCCGTTATTTCTGCTGCGCCGCCCAGCCATATCGTCTTAGTGAGACGCGTCACCGGCCAGGTATTTTTCCAGCCAGTGAATATCGTAATCGCCCTTCAGAATATCCTCGTTCTGGAGGAGGTCCTGGAAAAGCGGCAGCGTGGTCTTGATGCCATCGACGACAAACTCGTCCAGCGCCCGACGCAGACGGCGAATGCACTCGTCACGGTCGCGGCCGTGAACGATCAGCTTGCCGATCATGCTGTCGTAATAGGGTGGGATCTTGTAGCCCTGATAGGCGCCCGAATCGACGCGCACGCCAAGACCGCCCGGCGTATGGAAATAGGTCAGCGTGCCCGGCGAGGGAACGAAGGTGCGCGGGTCCTCGGCATTGATACGGCATTCAATGGCATGGCCATGGAATTCGATATCCGCCTGCGTGACCGACAGGCCCTGGCCGGAAGCGACCCTGATCTGTTCCTGCACGAGATCCATGCCGGTGATGGCTTCCGTCACCGGATGCTCCACCTGAAGACGGGTGTTCATTTCGATGAAATAGAACTCGCCGTTTTCATACAGGAACTCGATGGTGCCGGCGCCGCGATATTTCAGCTTGCGCATGGCATCGGCGCAAATTTCGCCGATCTTCATGCGCTGTTCGACCGTAAGTGCCGGCGAATTGGCTTCTTCCAGCACCTTCTGGTGACGGCGCTGAAGCGAGCAATCGCGTTCGCCCAGGTGAACGGCATTGCCTTCGCCATCGCCGAACACCTGCACTTCGATGTGGCGCGGCTTGCCGAGGTATTTTTCCATGTAGACGGCGTCGTTGCCGAAGGCTGCCGCCGCCTCGGAACGAGCAGTCGCAACCGCTTCTTCCAGGTCGGCTTCGGTCTTCGCCACCTTCATGCCGCGACCACCGCCGCCTGCCGTCGCCTTGATGAG from Agrobacterium tumefaciens includes these protein-coding regions:
- a CDS encoding GNAT family N-acetyltransferase, giving the protein MNATMQTLIIRTAREDDLPALAAIFAADEIGGHGDTADESAQPDYLAAFRAIEASPSETLYVAELDGEVVGTFQTAILTKLVGRGAKSMVIEAVQTRADMRGRGIGAVMINHCLEEARRQGLNAAQLTSNMARLDAHRFYERLGFEKRHLGFRMKLK
- a CDS encoding NADH:ubiquinone oxidoreductase subunit NDUFA12, whose translation is MKTLLTQIFTWWNGQTIGTRFHTWRFGKKVGQDELGNTYYEGGTTSWGMPRRWVIYNGYAEASAIPPGWHGWMHYRTDVPPSQESYAAREWQKPHQPNHTGTSKAYRPQGSLAVAGERPRVTGDYDAWTPGN
- a CDS encoding DUF2155 domain-containing protein is translated as MRKITRDRSLRALTVSLFAAVSAVLIVSPVSAARLENRVAVFSGIDKITGRITSFDVYIDETVQFGALQVTPKVCYSRDQTETQKIDAFVEVDEITLDRKIKRIFTGWMFADSPGLNAVEHPIYDVWLTGCKQDSDVPAPSTASK
- the aat gene encoding leucyl/phenylalanyl-tRNA--protein transferase — protein: MAGRRSRNNGITVDILLRAYSAGLFPMADSADDPELFWVEPEIRGIIPLDDFHVSKSLAKAMRKKPFEIRFNTAFEAVMAGCAAEAPDRPSTWINATIRRLYTELHQIGHAHSVEAWEGDELVGGLYGVSLGAAFFGESMFSRRTNASKICLVHLVERLRASGFVLLDTQFTTEHLKTFGAIDVPKLDYARMLDLAVNRPSLQF
- the accC gene encoding acetyl-CoA carboxylase biotin carboxylase subunit — translated: MVSKILIANRGEIALRVLRAAKELGIPTVAVHSTADADAMHVRLADESVCIGPPPSRDSYLNIHQIVAACEITGADAVHPGYGFLSENAKFADILDAHGITFIGPTAEHIRIMGDKITAKQTAQELGIPVVPGSDGEVKPENALEIARTIGFPVLIKATAGGGGRGMKVAKTEADLEEAVATARSEAAAAFGNDAVYMEKYLGKPRHIEVQVFGDGEGNAVHLGERDCSLQRRHQKVLEEANSPALTVEQRMKIGEICADAMRKLKYRGAGTIEFLYENGEFYFIEMNTRLQVEHPVTEAITGMDLVQEQIRVASGQGLSVTQADIEFHGHAIECRINAEDPRTFVPSPGTLTYFHTPGGLGVRVDSGAYQGYKIPPYYDSMIGKLIVHGRDRDECIRRLRRALDEFVVDGIKTTLPLFQDLLQNEDILKGDYDIHWLEKYLAGDASH